One window of Desulfovibrio subterraneus genomic DNA carries:
- a CDS encoding 4-hydroxybenzoate octaprenyltransferase → MNPLAKFGAVCRMIKIEHSVFALPFAYIGAFMASDGKPAIFTMLLLTVAMVGVRSFAMAFNRVVDLPFDSKNPRTQQRPLVTGEITPAQTWAFIVIMGSIFVLACWGLNPLCLKLAPLALAVSAVYSLLKRFTWICHFWLGGVLALSPLAGWIAVDPQFTVPAVLFFWGIVFWVAGFDIIYSCQDTEFDKSVGLHSVPQHFGLPTALTISSFCHVVTSIMFLMGGWAGGLSWPYFAVWAVVSAVLYWEHSIISAEDMSRVDMAFFTLNGYISVALFIGVLLGIYL, encoded by the coding sequence ATGAACCCCTTAGCCAAGTTCGGTGCGGTCTGCCGCATGATCAAGATAGAACACTCTGTGTTCGCCCTGCCGTTTGCGTATATAGGCGCTTTCATGGCTTCTGACGGCAAGCCCGCTATTTTTACCATGTTGCTGCTCACCGTGGCCATGGTGGGGGTGCGTTCCTTTGCCATGGCCTTCAACCGCGTGGTGGACCTGCCCTTCGATTCGAAGAACCCCCGCACGCAGCAGCGGCCGCTCGTGACTGGCGAAATCACTCCGGCGCAGACATGGGCCTTCATTGTGATCATGGGTTCCATTTTCGTGCTTGCCTGCTGGGGTCTCAATCCCCTGTGCCTCAAGCTCGCCCCGCTGGCGCTGGCTGTTTCCGCTGTGTACAGCCTGCTCAAACGTTTTACGTGGATTTGCCATTTCTGGCTGGGCGGCGTGCTTGCCCTGTCACCCCTCGCCGGCTGGATTGCCGTGGACCCGCAGTTCACCGTCCCCGCTGTGCTGTTTTTCTGGGGCATCGTGTTCTGGGTGGCCGGATTCGACATCATCTATTCCTGTCAGGACACGGAGTTCGACAAGTCCGTGGGTCTGCATTCCGTGCCGCAGCATTTCGGTCTTCCCACTGCGCTGACCATTTCGTCCTTCTGTCATGTGGTTACATCCATCATGTTCCTCATGGGCGGCTGGGCAGGGGGGCTTTCGTGGCCCTATTTCGCAGTGTGGGCCGTTGTTTCCGCCGTGCTGTACTGGGAGCATTCCATCATCTCCGCAGAGGACATGAGCCGCGTGGACATGGCCTTTTTCACCCTGAACGGCTACATTTCCGTGGCGTTGTTCATCGGAGTGCTGCTGGGCATCTATCTGTAA
- a CDS encoding iron-sulfur cluster carrier protein MrpORP, translated as MSEKACGCTSTDCSSSGCSSDSGNHSHSGGCGSGCGGHKELAPEQDRMNRTLRRVKHKIVVMSGKGGVGKSTVATNIAVGLSLAGKKVGLLDVDVHGPSVPRLLNLRDAKVHIDANHIEPVAWSDNLSVMSLGFLLPNAYQPVIWRGPVKQGFIQQLLSDVTWGDLDYMVVDCPPGTGDEPLSVLQMLGADAKAVIVTTPQGVAIDDVRRSVTFVGEVGNTVLGIVENMSGVVCSQCGHVENIFGKGGGMRLAQETGVRFLGEVPLDPEVVRSGDEGYCFLKVQQDSPTAKAIQHIIKPILLLPDPQEGTVVASAAFAPAPTLSGEVKIAVPLAKGQLTQHFGHCEQLAVVTANMDTKVVTGSELVTPPPHEPNVMPAFVDRLGVKLVIAGGMGQKALKQFEEKGIAVVCGAQGGSPLEVVSTYMEGKLLISANACDH; from the coding sequence ATGAGTGAAAAAGCCTGCGGTTGCACCAGCACCGATTGTTCTTCCAGCGGCTGTTCCTCCGATTCCGGCAACCACAGCCATTCCGGCGGTTGCGGCTCCGGCTGCGGCGGCCACAAGGAACTGGCTCCCGAGCAGGATCGCATGAACCGCACCCTGCGCCGCGTAAAACACAAGATCGTGGTTATGTCCGGCAAGGGCGGCGTGGGCAAGAGCACCGTGGCAACCAACATTGCCGTGGGCCTTTCCCTTGCCGGAAAGAAGGTCGGCCTGCTGGACGTGGACGTGCACGGCCCCAGCGTGCCGCGCCTGCTGAATCTGCGCGACGCCAAGGTGCATATAGACGCCAACCATATTGAACCCGTGGCATGGAGCGACAACCTCTCCGTCATGTCGCTCGGCTTTCTGCTGCCCAACGCATACCAGCCGGTCATCTGGCGCGGTCCGGTGAAGCAGGGCTTCATCCAGCAGCTGCTTTCCGATGTCACATGGGGCGACCTTGACTACATGGTTGTCGACTGCCCTCCCGGCACCGGCGACGAACCCCTTTCCGTTCTGCAGATGCTGGGTGCGGACGCCAAGGCCGTGATCGTGACCACCCCGCAGGGCGTGGCCATTGACGACGTGCGCCGCTCCGTGACCTTTGTGGGCGAAGTGGGCAACACCGTACTCGGCATTGTCGAAAATATGAGCGGCGTGGTCTGCTCCCAGTGCGGTCATGTGGAAAACATCTTCGGCAAGGGCGGCGGTATGCGTCTGGCACAGGAAACAGGCGTGCGCTTCCTCGGTGAAGTTCCGCTGGACCCCGAAGTGGTCCGTTCCGGTGACGAAGGCTACTGCTTCCTCAAGGTGCAGCAGGACAGCCCCACGGCCAAGGCCATCCAGCATATCATCAAGCCCATCCTTCTGCTTCCCGACCCGCAGGAAGGCACAGTGGTGGCCTCCGCAGCGTTTGCGCCTGCTCCCACCCTTTCCGGTGAAGTGAAGATCGCGGTGCCGCTCGCCAAGGGCCAGCTTACCCAGCACTTCGGCCACTGCGAACAGCTCGCTGTGGTTACCGCCAACATGGACACCAAGGTTGTCACCGGCAGCGAACTCGTCACCCCGCCCCCGCATGAACCCAATGTCATGCCCGCCTTTGTGGACCGGCTCGGCGTAAAGCTCGTCATCGCCGGCGGCATGGGCCAGAAGGCGCTCAAGCAGTTTGAAGAAAAGGGCATTGCCGTGGTTTGCGGCGCTCAGGGCGGCTCTCCGCTCGAAGTGGTCAGCACCTACATGGAAGGCAAGCTGCTCATCAGTGCCAATGCCTGCGACCACTAG
- a CDS encoding ATP-binding protein, with the protein MRELLVISGKGGTGKTTITAALAASGPAKVIADCDVDAADLHLIARPHQTVTTPFYSGQRAVFDKSQCIDCGLCQEKCRFNAIADGIRHRPELCEGCGLCAFICPAGAIRMEERLCGEWYCSDSRFGPMVHAALGIGEENSGKLVTTVRTESNKMAQEHGVEVILTDGPPGIGCPVIASLTNTDLALLVTEPTRSALHDLKRIAGLTRHFRVPAAVALNKADIHSGLADEVRAWCHTENIPLLAEFGWSDDCTKAQLLGQSLVEYRPDAWRPVFEDLWQKLLDLP; encoded by the coding sequence ATGCGTGAACTTCTCGTCATCAGCGGCAAGGGAGGAACCGGCAAAACCACCATCACTGCCGCCCTTGCCGCTTCCGGACCAGCAAAGGTCATTGCGGACTGCGATGTGGATGCGGCCGACCTGCACCTTATCGCCCGACCGCACCAGACCGTGACCACGCCCTTCTACAGCGGTCAGCGGGCTGTTTTCGACAAGTCACAGTGCATTGATTGCGGCCTGTGTCAGGAAAAATGCCGCTTCAACGCCATCGCCGACGGCATACGCCACCGTCCCGAGCTGTGCGAGGGCTGCGGGCTGTGCGCCTTCATCTGCCCTGCCGGAGCCATACGCATGGAAGAACGCCTGTGCGGCGAATGGTATTGCTCCGATTCCCGCTTCGGTCCCATGGTGCACGCGGCATTGGGCATAGGCGAAGAAAACTCCGGCAAACTCGTCACCACCGTGCGGACGGAATCCAACAAGATGGCGCAGGAGCATGGCGTTGAAGTCATTCTCACCGACGGCCCCCCCGGCATCGGCTGCCCTGTTATCGCTTCCTTGACAAATACCGATCTGGCCCTTTTAGTAACCGAGCCGACCCGTTCCGCGCTGCACGATCTGAAACGGATAGCAGGGCTTACGCGCCATTTCCGCGTTCCTGCCGCCGTGGCGCTGAACAAGGCGGATATTCACAGCGGCCTTGCCGACGAGGTTCGTGCATGGTGCCACACAGAGAACATTCCCCTGCTGGCGGAGTTCGGATGGTCGGACGATTGCACAAAGGCCCAGCTGCTCGGCCAGTCCCTCGTGGAGTACCGGCCGGATGCATGGCGTCCCGTATTTGAAGACCTGTGGCAAAAGCTGCTCGACCTGCCCTGA
- a CDS encoding nucleotide-binding protein: MHIAIASGKGGTGKTTLSVNLAARLNRTGLRVTLADCDVEEPNSHIFLSPEWTREEEAHAPVPRINQERCVGESCRICVRECRFKALAWMGEVMEFPELCHGCGLCMEACPAGAITEGSRVMGVLSHGTTGSADNPLHLVSGKLRIGEAMSPPLIRALLEEMQTAPYADGIVLRDCPPGTSCPVITSLEGADYTVLVTEPTPFGMHDLRLAVETLRLLGQPFGVVVNRDGMSAGMDNTALDDWLRDEDISVLARFPYSQAAASACAAGSLLIDALPETTGIYDALWQAIQGNMPRQQAGGAGNA; encoded by the coding sequence ATGCACATAGCCATTGCCAGCGGCAAGGGCGGCACAGGCAAGACCACTCTTTCGGTCAACCTTGCCGCCCGACTGAACAGAACGGGGCTTCGCGTCACCCTTGCGGATTGCGACGTTGAAGAACCCAACAGCCATATATTCCTCTCGCCGGAATGGACCCGCGAAGAAGAGGCGCATGCGCCGGTACCCCGCATCAATCAGGAGCGGTGCGTCGGCGAATCCTGCCGCATATGCGTCAGGGAATGCCGCTTCAAGGCGCTGGCATGGATGGGTGAAGTCATGGAATTTCCCGAGCTGTGCCACGGCTGCGGCCTGTGCATGGAAGCCTGCCCCGCAGGAGCCATAACGGAAGGCAGCCGGGTTATGGGTGTTCTCAGCCACGGGACAACCGGAAGCGCTGACAATCCGTTGCACCTTGTTTCCGGCAAACTGCGCATAGGCGAGGCCATGTCGCCCCCCCTCATCCGCGCCCTGCTGGAAGAAATGCAGACAGCACCCTATGCCGATGGCATTGTGCTGCGCGACTGCCCCCCCGGTACGTCCTGCCCCGTCATCACCTCTCTGGAAGGAGCTGACTACACAGTACTGGTAACAGAGCCCACGCCCTTCGGCATGCACGACCTGCGCCTCGCCGTGGAAACTCTGCGCCTGCTGGGTCAGCCGTTCGGTGTGGTGGTCAACAGGGACGGCATGTCCGCCGGAATGGACAATACGGCGTTGGACGACTGGCTGCGGGATGAAGACATCTCTGTTCTGGCCCGTTTTCCCTACAGTCAGGCAGCCGCCTCGGCGTGCGCCGCAGGTTCCCTGCTCATAGACGCCCTGCCCGAAACCACAGGCATATACGATGCCCTCTGGCAAGCCATTCAGGGCAACATGCCGCGCCAACAGGCAGGAGGTGCCGGCAATGCGTGA
- a CDS encoding NifB/NifX family molybdenum-iron cluster-binding protein — MIVCLAQYNDRLASLFESADTYAIHQVQENDARLLGTVPVDGLARKDRLDLLTRYSVALLVCGALCGCDQRVLSEAGVAVKPWVCGSADDVLTALRSNALRPDVQGSDAQGSDALESLTMPGCRNMRGGGGMRQQGRCRHGSPFPVSTGNAPDQTYGQTPGHEHDAFLQTDATEQGDIMKIAITAQGTSLESPLDPRFGRAAGFLIVDEASGNTEYRDNSQNLNLPQGAGIQAAMNVADTGARTLITGHVGPKAFLALNKGNIAVYYSEATTAAEALEAFKRGELSKADAPDREGHW; from the coding sequence ATGATCGTCTGTCTCGCCCAATACAACGACCGGCTGGCATCTCTGTTCGAATCTGCCGACACGTATGCCATCCATCAGGTTCAGGAAAACGATGCCCGTCTGCTGGGTACCGTGCCTGTTGACGGCCTTGCACGAAAAGACCGTCTGGACCTGCTCACCCGCTACAGCGTTGCCCTGCTTGTCTGCGGCGCACTGTGCGGCTGTGACCAGCGGGTACTGAGCGAAGCGGGAGTTGCCGTAAAGCCGTGGGTATGCGGATCTGCCGACGACGTGCTCACCGCACTGCGCTCGAACGCACTGCGCCCAGACGTACAGGGTTCAGACGCACAAGGTTCAGACGCGTTGGAATCGCTCACCATGCCCGGCTGCAGGAACATGCGGGGCGGAGGTGGCATGCGCCAGCAAGGCCGCTGCCGTCACGGCTCTCCGTTTCCGGTTTCAACCGGAAATGCCCCAGATCAGACATATGGTCAGACGCCCGGTCACGAGCATGACGCCTTTCTGCAAACCGATGCTACAGAACAAGGAGATATCATGAAAATCGCCATCACCGCACAGGGCACCTCACTGGAAAGCCCCCTCGATCCCCGTTTCGGCCGCGCCGCCGGTTTTCTGATCGTGGACGAGGCAAGCGGCAATACCGAATACCGCGACAACAGCCAGAACCTCAACCTGCCTCAGGGTGCCGGCATTCAAGCTGCCATGAACGTGGCTGATACCGGCGCCCGCACCCTCATCACCGGCCACGTCGGTCCCAAGGCCTTCCTGGCCCTCAACAAGGGCAACATCGCGGTCTACTACTCCGAAGCGACAACCGCGGCCGAAGCGCTTGAGGCGTTCAAACGCGGCGAACTTTCCAAAGCTGATGCTCCCGACCGTGAAGGACACTGGTAA
- a CDS encoding sigma-54 interaction domain-containing protein: MSLPGNIPCEAIMQSIADGVFTVDREWNVTFFNKAAEAITGIPASEAIGRKCWEVLRSSLCDGQCALEDCIAHSRSISGKSIFIVRTDGTRVPVSISASPLRDAAGELIGGVETFRDLTEITLLRKEMESAFTFEDIIGKSPALRRIMTILPQIAQSDATVLITGESGTGKERIARALHNIGPREEDPFVAVNCGALPETLLESELFGYKAGAFTDAKRDKAGRFKLAKEGTIFLDEIGDIPHSVQVKLLRVLQERTYEPLGSVAPEKTSARIIAATNADLEQRVRDERFRQDLFYRLNVVRLHLPPLRERTGDIPLLADYFVRRLNTLKSKDIQGISEDVMAVLLRHDFPGNIRELENILEYAFILASSGFIQLDHLPESLHPSASSSPQTGSAVTAGADLPMTMEEIKCRAAQAALARHDGRRMAACRELGITKDTLRSLLKRCPDTSPQDE, translated from the coding sequence ATGTCCCTTCCCGGCAACATCCCCTGCGAAGCCATCATGCAGTCCATAGCGGACGGCGTGTTCACCGTGGACCGGGAGTGGAATGTCACCTTCTTCAACAAGGCGGCAGAGGCCATAACCGGCATACCCGCGTCCGAAGCCATCGGCCGCAAGTGCTGGGAGGTGCTGCGCTCAAGCCTGTGCGACGGACAATGCGCCCTTGAAGACTGCATTGCCCATTCCCGCAGCATTTCAGGCAAATCCATCTTCATCGTGCGCACGGACGGCACACGGGTGCCCGTCTCCATTAGCGCCTCGCCCCTGCGGGATGCTGCAGGCGAGCTTATCGGCGGTGTGGAAACCTTCCGCGACCTCACGGAAATAACCCTGCTGCGCAAGGAGATGGAGTCCGCCTTCACCTTTGAGGACATCATCGGCAAAAGCCCCGCGCTGCGCCGCATCATGACCATTCTGCCCCAGATTGCCCAGAGCGACGCCACCGTGCTCATTACCGGCGAATCCGGCACCGGCAAGGAACGCATCGCCCGCGCCCTGCACAACATTGGCCCGAGGGAAGAAGATCCTTTCGTGGCGGTCAACTGCGGCGCACTGCCTGAAACATTGCTGGAGTCGGAACTCTTCGGCTACAAGGCTGGCGCTTTTACCGATGCCAAACGGGACAAGGCAGGCCGCTTCAAGCTGGCGAAGGAAGGCACCATATTCCTCGACGAAATAGGCGACATTCCCCACTCGGTGCAGGTCAAACTGCTGCGTGTGCTGCAGGAACGCACCTACGAGCCGCTCGGTTCCGTGGCACCGGAAAAAACCAGCGCCCGCATCATAGCCGCCACCAACGCAGACCTTGAACAGCGCGTGCGCGACGAACGATTCCGGCAGGACCTCTTCTACCGGCTCAACGTGGTGCGGCTGCACCTTCCGCCGCTGCGCGAGCGCACCGGCGACATTCCCCTGCTGGCGGACTACTTCGTCCGCCGTCTGAATACGCTGAAGAGCAAGGATATTCAGGGCATTTCCGAAGATGTCATGGCCGTTCTCCTGCGCCACGATTTTCCCGGCAATATCCGCGAGCTGGAGAATATTCTTGAATACGCCTTCATTCTTGCCAGCAGCGGCTTCATTCAGCTCGACCACCTGCCCGAGTCTCTGCATCCGTCAGCCTCAAGCTCTCCGCAGACGGGGAGCGCAGTCACGGCCGGAGCCGACCTTCCCATGACCATGGAAGAGATCAAATGCCGTGCCGCGCAGGCCGCGCTCGCCCGCCACGACGGACGCCGCATGGCTGCCTGCCGCGAACTGGGCATCACCAAGGATACCCTGCGCAGCCTGCTCAAGCGATGCCCTGATACGTCCCCCCAAGACGAATAA
- the hypB gene encoding hydrogenase nickel incorporation protein HypB, with the protein MEIPVVRNILEANEKMAEQVRELFTRHRILVLNLISSPGAGKTSLLERTLSDLKNEFTMAVIEGDCQTSNDARRVAATGAKAVQINTDGGCHLNSSMIMAAIQNFDLDEIDILFVENVGNLVCPVEFDCGEDFKIALLSVPEGDDKPEKYPVLFEKSSAMVLNKSDLLPYVDFDVERATRFATHLNKDMPVFLTSCRTGEGLEGWYNWLREALNKKRN; encoded by the coding sequence ATGGAAATTCCCGTAGTCCGCAATATTCTTGAAGCCAACGAAAAGATGGCGGAACAGGTAAGAGAACTGTTCACCCGTCATCGTATTCTGGTGCTCAACCTCATAAGCTCCCCCGGCGCGGGCAAGACCTCGCTGCTGGAGCGCACCCTTTCCGACCTGAAGAACGAATTCACCATGGCTGTTATCGAAGGTGACTGCCAGACCAGCAACGATGCGCGCCGCGTGGCCGCAACCGGCGCCAAGGCCGTGCAGATCAATACCGACGGCGGCTGCCACCTGAACAGCAGCATGATCATGGCCGCCATCCAGAACTTCGATCTGGACGAAATCGACATCCTGTTCGTGGAAAACGTGGGCAACCTTGTCTGCCCCGTGGAATTCGACTGCGGCGAAGATTTCAAGATAGCCCTGCTCAGCGTGCCGGAAGGCGACGACAAGCCGGAAAAGTATCCCGTGCTGTTCGAAAAATCCTCCGCCATGGTGCTGAACAAGAGCGACCTGCTGCCCTATGTTGATTTTGATGTGGAACGCGCCACGCGTTTTGCCACCCACCTCAACAAGGACATGCCCGTATTCCTCACCTCCTGCCGCACCGGCGAAGGGTTGGAAGGCTGGTACAACTGGCTGCGGGAAGCCCTGAACAAGAAAAGAAATTAA
- a CDS encoding hydrogenase maturation nickel metallochaperone HypA/HybF, producing MHEMAIASSLIEIIKEELNKHGATRLVMARVCHGKLTNIVPEALQFAFEVQTQETPLAAATLEMKEIPVTVACGGCGKEFVPENPDLFYMPCPHCGREFAHEVLTGKELYLDHLEAE from the coding sequence ATGCATGAAATGGCAATAGCATCCAGTCTCATAGAGATAATCAAGGAAGAGCTTAACAAGCATGGTGCCACCAGGCTTGTCATGGCACGTGTATGCCATGGCAAACTGACCAACATCGTGCCTGAAGCACTGCAGTTTGCCTTTGAAGTGCAGACGCAGGAAACACCTCTTGCAGCCGCCACACTGGAAATGAAAGAAATTCCGGTTACCGTGGCGTGCGGCGGTTGCGGCAAGGAATTCGTTCCGGAGAATCCGGACCTGTTCTACATGCCCTGCCCGCATTGCGGCAGGGAATTCGCGCACGAGGTGCTGACCGGAAAGGAACTGTATCTGGACCACCTTGAAGCCGAGTAA
- a CDS encoding tetratricopeptide repeat protein, whose product MHKGGVYSSKGNSWIGTGTTKRKVMSKKYWYALELPDGTYKVQPLTSNMVPAGTPRTVSVPDFRRNYEFEPDFYVDPQRFTDFMPELQAVAAEPVLEEVSEEKLERKPPRQAIRQQSKEEIDRLEIEARTDFGMGLTFFRTGNTRKALEIFNAIPDMNVDWQPEHKHMFSEFGAGLRKTRLLDVALKHYFKALELAPQDENLHHNIARVFYEQSKYDTCKEWLEKSLKINPSLVPSKQFLTFLHKSGKLPSYRI is encoded by the coding sequence ATGCATAAAGGTGGAGTGTATTCCTCGAAAGGAAACAGCTGGATAGGTACCGGCACCACAAAACGCAAGGTGATGTCCAAAAAATACTGGTATGCCTTGGAGTTGCCGGACGGTACCTACAAGGTGCAGCCCCTGACGAGCAACATGGTGCCGGCAGGGACGCCGCGCACGGTGTCTGTTCCCGACTTTCGCAGGAATTATGAGTTCGAGCCGGATTTCTATGTGGACCCGCAGCGGTTCACCGATTTCATGCCTGAGCTGCAAGCCGTTGCCGCAGAGCCGGTTCTTGAAGAGGTGTCGGAGGAAAAGCTTGAACGTAAGCCCCCCCGGCAGGCAATTCGGCAGCAGAGCAAGGAAGAAATAGACCGGCTGGAAATAGAGGCCAGAACTGATTTCGGCATGGGGCTGACCTTTTTCAGAACAGGCAACACACGTAAAGCATTGGAAATTTTTAATGCCATTCCTGATATGAATGTGGACTGGCAGCCTGAACACAAGCACATGTTTTCTGAATTCGGTGCAGGATTGAGAAAAACCCGCTTGCTTGACGTGGCCTTGAAGCATTATTTCAAAGCTCTGGAGCTTGCGCCGCAGGACGAGAACCTGCACCATAACATTGCGCGCGTGTTCTATGAGCAGAGCAAGTATGACACCTGCAAGGAATGGCTGGAAAAATCACTCAAGATTAATCCTTCCCTTGTCCCTTCCAAGCAGTTTCTGACTTTCCTGCACAAGTCGGGGAAGTTGCCATCCTATCGGATTTGA
- a CDS encoding tetratricopeptide repeat protein, which yields MEIDNFRGVYSSRETDRTAQTPGAARTRKRYWLVWGDTDNTVIVQPLSASLEPAGVKRIIPAEDLETMYTEEPSVVPSFSQPHLTEPDGWERITAPPSSAPAGDESLSGDDFLQLSREVRRQAIDLDDSGLLSGLLDAGTGEPVTTGKADSASGAEEAGAPVATGRDARRQAAAPVVTPAAVSGADEAAAEKERELRAVFGMALMELKRGNTGKALGMFEGLVDEDGLVAVHKHVFTDFGISLRKSKLLDMALIHHLKAVELSRNDEHAHHNVARIYYELGDIHNAVRYLQRSLELNPSLAPSDRFLRFIRKQRRGNEVPKLDM from the coding sequence TTGGAAATCGACAATTTTCGCGGCGTCTATTCCTCCCGGGAAACAGACCGCACGGCGCAGACTCCCGGTGCAGCCAGAACGCGCAAGCGCTACTGGCTGGTATGGGGCGATACCGACAATACCGTTATCGTGCAGCCCCTTTCCGCATCGCTTGAGCCTGCCGGAGTCAAGCGCATCATCCCTGCAGAAGATCTGGAAACCATGTACACCGAAGAGCCTTCGGTGGTTCCTTCGTTTTCCCAGCCTCACCTGACCGAACCGGACGGATGGGAGCGCATTACCGCCCCGCCTTCTTCCGCGCCCGCCGGGGATGAGAGCCTGTCGGGCGACGACTTTCTTCAGTTATCCCGCGAGGTGCGGCGTCAGGCCATTGATCTTGACGATTCGGGCCTTCTTTCCGGATTGCTGGATGCAGGGACAGGTGAGCCGGTTACAACGGGCAAAGCGGATTCTGCGTCAGGAGCGGAGGAAGCGGGCGCCCCTGTTGCCACCGGTCGGGATGCACGCCGTCAGGCTGCTGCACCTGTCGTTACCCCCGCCGCCGTATCCGGAGCGGATGAGGCTGCGGCGGAAAAAGAGCGGGAGCTGCGTGCCGTGTTCGGTATGGCACTCATGGAGCTCAAGCGGGGCAATACGGGCAAGGCTCTGGGCATGTTTGAAGGGCTGGTGGATGAAGACGGACTGGTTGCCGTGCACAAACATGTGTTTACAGATTTCGGCATCAGCTTGCGGAAGAGCAAGCTTTTGGATATGGCGCTCATACATCATCTCAAGGCAGTGGAACTGAGCCGTAATGATGAACATGCGCACCATAATGTTGCCCGTATCTATTACGAACTGGGTGACATCCATAACGCTGTACGCTATCTGCAGAGGTCTCTGGAATTGAACCCGTCACTTGCTCCTTCCGATCGCTTCCTGCGGTTCATCCGCAAACAGCGCAGAGGGAACGAAGTACCAAAGCTCGACATGTGA
- a CDS encoding AMIN domain-containing protein codes for MNKNIAMLILSVVLLAMILIVLNQWAFGPSSAPQSGAEFSDILKKSPVVKVPQDAPGVRIPVGNQSEAEATMGATAENGQASMASGSSAAPVVEQPQAAIQPESRSETESGAMKQAPQPVQAVRPEPVISAQAKPVQEKPAQVAKPAQTAKQAAPVKKETAQAAPKAEAAKKADTAKPAAQAAPKASASKPAVNALQLVSFSVNGNTGVLEIVATGAFDYKVFSLKQPQRIVIDLNGNFEKLTAPSLKANALVSGVRLARHEKSVRIVMDVPGTVSRSWDAVQSASNKLRVKVK; via the coding sequence ATGAACAAGAATATAGCCATGCTCATCCTTTCCGTGGTGCTGCTGGCAATGATTCTGATCGTGTTGAACCAGTGGGCGTTCGGCCCGTCTTCCGCACCGCAGAGCGGGGCGGAGTTTTCCGACATCCTGAAGAAGTCTCCCGTGGTCAAGGTGCCGCAGGATGCTCCCGGTGTGCGGATTCCCGTGGGGAACCAGTCCGAAGCGGAAGCTACCATGGGGGCCACGGCGGAGAACGGACAGGCCAGCATGGCAAGCGGTTCATCCGCAGCACCTGTTGTGGAGCAGCCACAGGCCGCAATCCAGCCTGAATCGCGTTCCGAAACTGAATCGGGCGCTATGAAGCAGGCCCCGCAGCCTGTGCAGGCCGTACGTCCCGAGCCGGTAATATCCGCTCAGGCCAAGCCCGTTCAGGAAAAGCCCGCACAGGTTGCCAAACCGGCCCAGACTGCCAAGCAGGCTGCACCGGTGAAGAAGGAAACTGCACAGGCCGCACCCAAGGCAGAGGCCGCGAAAAAAGCCGATACCGCCAAGCCTGCTGCGCAGGCAGCTCCCAAGGCATCGGCAAGCAAGCCTGCGGTGAATGCGTTGCAGCTGGTTTCATTCTCGGTAAACGGCAACACCGGCGTGCTGGAGATTGTTGCTACCGGCGCCTTTGACTACAAGGTGTTTTCGCTCAAGCAGCCCCAGCGTATCGTCATTGACCTGAACGGAAATTTCGAAAAGCTGACGGCGCCTTCTCTCAAGGCAAATGCCCTTGTCTCCGGCGTGCGTCTGGCCCGTCACGAGAAGAGCGTGCGAATTGTCATGGACGTTCCCGGTACTGTTTCGCGCAGCTGGGATGCTGTGCAGTCCGCCAGCAACAAGCTGCGGGTGAAAGTGAAATAA
- a CDS encoding heavy-metal-associated domain-containing protein produces MPSIKVKGMTCNHCKASVTEAVSKIPGVDSVDVDLQKGEASWTEKAPVDIKAIRAAITNIGFDVPE; encoded by the coding sequence ATGCCCAGCATCAAAGTAAAAGGCATGACCTGCAACCACTGCAAGGCATCCGTTACCGAAGCCGTTTCCAAAATTCCCGGTGTGGACTCGGTAGATGTGGACCTGCAGAAGGGTGAAGCTTCCTGGACCGAAAAAGCACCGGTGGATATCAAAGCCATCCGTGCAGCCATTACGAACATCGGTTTCGACGTACCGGAATAA